The DNA window AGGCCGTGGGCCACCGCCAGGTCGTCCAGCAGGTCGGTCAGGCCGCGGCCCTGCTCCTTGAGCTCGGAGGCCAGCTCGGCCACGAGCAGCGCGGCGGTGACGCCGTCCTTGTCGCGGACGCCCTCGGGGTCCACGCAGTAGCCGAGGGCTTCCTCGTACCCGTACCGCAGGCCCTCCACGCGGGCGATCCACTTGAAGCCCGTCAGGGTCTCCTCGTAGCCCACGCCCGCCGCCTCCGCGATCCGGCCCAGGAGGCTGGAGGAGACGATGGACTCGGCGAAGACGCCCCGCGCGCCCTTGCGGACGAGGTGGGCGGCGAGCAGCGCACCGACCTCGTCGCCGCGCAGCATCCGCCAGCCGCCGCCGTCCGGGACGGCCACCGCGCAGCGGTCGGCGTCCGGGTCGTTGGCGATCACGATGTCCGGGCGGACCTCGGCGGCCTTCGCGAAGGCCAGGTCCATCGCGCCCGGCTCCTCCGGGTTGGGGAAGGCCACGGTCGGGAAGGCCGGGTCCGGCTCGGCCTGCTCGGCGACGAGCACCGGCTCCGGGAAGCCGTGCCGGGCGAAGGCCGCCATGACGACGTCCTTGCCGACGCCGTGCATGGCCGTGTAGACGCTCCGCACGCCCCGGGCGGAGCCGGGGGTCAGGACCGCGTCCGTACGCGCCAGGTAGGCCTCCAGGACCTCCTCGTCGAGCTGCAGCCAGCCGTCCGCGGGGCGGGGGACGGAGGCGAGCGTCCCGACGCGGGCGATCTCCGCCGCGATCTCGGCGTCCGCCGGGGAGACGATTTGCGAGCCGTCGCCGAGGTAGACCTTGTAGCCGTTGTCCCGGGGCGGGTTGTGGCTCGCGGTCACCTCGACGCCGGCGACGGCGCCCAGGTGCCTTATGGCGTACGCGAGGACGGGCGTCGGCAGCGGGCGGGGCAGGACGGCCGCGCGCAGGCCGGCGCCGGTCATCACGGCGGCGGTGTCGCGGGCGAAGTCCGCCGACTTGTACCGCGCGTCGTAGCCGACGACGACCAGGCCGCCGTCGTGGCCCCGGGCCTTCAGGTAGGCCGCGAGGCCCGCCGCGGCCCGGATGACCACCGAGCGGTTCATCCGCATCGGACCCGCGCCGATCTCGCCGCGCAGCCCGGCTGTGCCGAACTGCAGCGTGCCCGAGAACCGGTCCGCGAGCTCGGCGGTGTCGCCCGCCTCGACGAGCGCGGCGAGCTCGGCCGCCGTCTCCGGGTCCGGGTCCTCCGCCAGCCAGGCCTGGGCCCGGGTGATCAGGTCGTCCTGTTCCTGCACTACTTCCGCCTTGTCTCTCGTACGGTGCCGGTGCCTGTGCCCTCTCAGATGCGGGCGAGGACCTGGGTCAGCAGCTTGCCCATGCGCGCGGCCGAGTCCCGGCCGGCCTGGAGCACCTCTTCGTGGTTCAGCGGCTCTCCGGAGATGCCCGCCGCCAGGTTGGTGACCAGGGAGATGCCCAGCACCTCGGCGCCGGCCTCGCGGGCGGCGATGGCCTCGAGCACGGTGGACATGCCGACCAGGTCGGCGCCCATGACACGGATCATGTTGATCTCGGCCGGGGTCTCGTAGTGCGGGCCGGGGAACTGCACGTAGACGCCCTCTTCGAGGGTCTCGTCGATCTCCTTGCACATCGCGCGCAGACGCGGCGAGTACAGGTCGGTGAGGTCCACGAAGTTCGCGCCGACGATCGGCGAGGTGGCCGTCAGGTTCAGGTGGTCGCTGATCAGGACCGGCTGGCCGGGCTTCATGCCCTCGCGCAGACCGCCGCAGCCGTTGGTGAGGACGACGGTCTTGCAGCCGGCGGCGACGGCGGTGCGCACGCCGTGGGCGACGGCGGCGACGCCGCGGCCCTCGTAGAAGTGGGTCCGGCCGAGGAAGAGCAGCGCGCGCTTGTCGCCGATCTTGTACGAGCGGATCTTGCCGCCGTGGCCCTCGACGGCGGGGGGCGGGAAGCCGGGCAGCTCGGTGACCGGGAACTCGGCCTCGGGGGCGCCGAGCGCCTCTGCGGCGGGGGCCCAGCCGGAGCCCATCACGAGGGCGACATCGTGGGATTCCGCGCCGGTCAGCTCGCGCAGGCGGGCGGCTGCGGCGTCGGCGGCGGCGAAGGGGTCGGTAACAGATGCGTTCACGCGGAAGAGCGTAGCCGCTCATTGCCTACGCGCGTAGATGGCACAGCTCACGGTGTTCGGATCGTTGCCTTGTCGTTTCCACCGAATCGTCCCCGGAGGGCCGTGGCGGGCCTGGAACCGGCCGGCGCGGGCCCGCGGCCGCTGTCAGCAAGGCCGCTTGCGGAGTTCCATCACATAGTCGTGCGGGGCGCCCGCGGACTCCGCGGCGTCGGCGATCTCGCCCAGGTAGCGCGCCGAGGGGAGGCCGCCCTCGTAGCCGTTCAGGACGTACACCCAGGCCGCCTCCTCGCCGTCCAGCGTGTGCACGCGCACCCGCATCCGGCGGTAGATGTCGAGCCCGACACCCTCCCAGCGGTCCATCGAGTCCTCGTCGAGCGGCGCGATGTCGTACAGGGCGACGAAGACCTGGTGGCGGGGGGCTTCGACGATCGTCGCGAGCGCGCCCTCCCAGCCCATCTGCTCGCCGCCGAAGGTCAGCCGCCAGTCGTTGATCCAGCCCGTGCCGCGCAGCGGCGAATGGGGTGCGCGGCGCGTCATCAGCCGCGGGTCGAGGTTGCCGGCGTACGCGGCGTAGAGCGACATGGGGTCGAGGGTACGGGAGGGGCGGCGGTGGCGGCGCTCCCGGCCGTACGCGGAGCTCCCGTCCCGGATGGAGGGACCGTGCGCGAAGCACCTCGGAGCGTGCGGGACAATGGGGCACGGAATGCATCCCCCGGGGAGACCCCCCGGAACACCGGCCGGGGCGGCAGCCGGCCGGGAAGACGTGAGGCGGACTTTTCGTGACCCGGATCGTGATCATCGGCGGCGGACCCGGCGGGTATGAGGCGGCCCTGGTGGGGGCCCAGCTCGGCGCGGAGGTGACCGTCGTGGACTGCGACGGCCTGGGCGGGGCCTCCGTCCTGACCGACTGCGTGCCCTCCAAGACGCTCATCGCGACCGCCGAGGTCATGACGACCTTCGACTCGTCGTACGAGGAGCTCGGCATCGTCGTCGCGGACGACACCCCGCACATCGAGCAGGCCGCCCGCGTCGTCGGCGTGGACCTCGGCAAGGTGAACCGGCGCGTCAAGCGCCTCGCCCTCGCCCAGTCGCACGACATCACCGCCTCCGTCACCCGGGCCGGCGCCCGCGTCGTACGGGGCCGGGCCAAGCTCGGCGGCCCGCAGGGCATCGACGGGACCCGGGACGTCATCGTCACGGCCGCCGACGGCACCGAGACGATCCTGACCGCCGAGGCCGTGCTGATCGCGACCGGCGGCCACCCCCGCGAGATCCCGGACGCCCAGCCCGACGGCGAGCGCATCCTGAACTGGACCCAGGTCTACGACCTGGACGAGCTCCCCGAGGAGCTCATCGTGGTCGGCTCCGGCGTCACCGGCGCCGAGTTCGCCGGCGCGTACCAGGCCCTCGGCTCCCGGGTCACGCTGGTCTCCTCCCGCGACCGCGTGCTGCCGGGCGAGGACCCGGACGCGGCCGCCGTCCTCGAGGACGTGTTCCGGCGCCGCGGCATGAACGTCATCGGCCGCTCCCGCGCCGAGTCCGCCAAGCGCGTCGGCGACCGGGTCGAGGTCACGCTCTCGGACGGCCGGGTGCTGACCGGCACGCACTGCCTGATGGCGGTCGGCGCGATCCCGAACACCAAGGACATGAACCTGGAGGAGTCCGGGGTCCGGCTCAAGGACTCCGGGCACATCTGGACCGACAAGGTCTCGCGCACGTCCGCGCCCGGCGTGTACGCCGCGGGCGACGTCACCGGCGTCTTCGCGCTGGCCTCCGTCGCGGCCATGCAGGGCCGCATCGCGATGTACCACTTCCTGGGCGACGCGGTGACCCCGCTGAACCTCAAGACGGTGTCCTCGAACGTGTTCACCGACCCCGAGATCGCGACCGTCGGCTACACCCAGGCCGACATGGACGCCGGCAGGATCGACGCCCGTGTGGTGAAGCTGCCGCTGCTGCGCAATCCGCGCGCCAAGATGCAGGGCATCCGGGACGGCTTCGTGAAGCTGTTCTGCCGCCCGGGCACCGGCATCGTCGTCGGCGGAGTGGTCGTCTCCCCGCGCGCGAGCGAGCTCATCCACCCCATCTCGATCGCGGTCGACAACAACCTGACGGTCGAGCAGATCGCAAACGCGTTCACCGTGTACCCCTCCCTGTCGGGTTCGATCGCCGAGGTGGCCCGCCAGCTGCACACGCGGAAGACTGGCTCGGAGGCCTGATCCTCCTTCAACCGCCCCATCCCGCAAGGGGGTTGGGGCGGTACGCCCGTCGCGTGGCGGGATGTTCACCTAGGCCTCGGCCCGCGTATACCACTAGTCGCCCCGCCATACGGACAACTTCGGTATTCCGGCGCAAGGAGCTGAAACCAGACGGTCGTTGGGGTTACTGTCAGTTTCGTGTTCGCTGCAGAACGTCGCCAATTGATCCTCGAAATGGTGCGGGCCAACGGAGCGGTTTCGCTCCGTGAGCTCGCCCGCGTCGTCCAGACCTCCGAAGTGACCGTACGGCGGGACGTGCGGGCACTGGAGGCAGAAGGACTCCTCGACCGCCGGCACGGCGGTGCGGTCTTGCCGGGCGGTTTCACGCGGGAGTCCGGCTTTCCGCAAAAGTCCCATCTCGCGACGGCGGAGAAGACCGCCATCGCCGATGTCGCGGCCTCCCTCGTCGAAGAGGGCGAGGCCATCGTCGTCGGTGCGGGTACCACGACCCAGGAGCTGGCCCGCCGGCTCGCCCGGGTGCCCGGCCTCACCGTGGTGACCAACTCCCTCCTGGTCGCCCAGGCACTGGCCCATGCCAACCGGGTGGAGGTGGTGATGACCGGCGGCACCCTGCGCGGGTCCAACTACGCCCTCGTGGGCAGCGGGGCGGAGCAGTCCCTCCAGGGCCTGCGCGTCACCCGCGCCTTCCTGAGCGGGAGCGGCCTGACGGCCGAGCGCGGCCTCTCCACGTCCAACATGCTCAGCGCGAGCGTGGACCGGGCCCTGGTCCAGGCGGCGGCGGAAGTGGTAGTCCTGGCCGACCACACCAAACTCGGCACGGACACCATGTTCCAGACGGTGCCGACGGACGTGATGACCCGCCTGGTCACGGACGAGCCCCCGCCGCACGACGACCGCGCGGCGACGGAGCTCCAGGCCCTGGCGGACCAGGGCGTCCAGATCACGGTGGCGGGCGGCGCGGCCGCCGCCGCGGGCGGCCTGGACGGCATGGGCGGCCGCCGCCCCCGCCGCGACTCCCCCGTCCCGGTCCAACGCCGGGGCGGCCCAACGGCCCAACTCCGCAGCGCGTCGCCGCTGTCGGACGCGGGGGAACGGGAACGGGAACGGGCGAGGGTGGCGGACATGCGGCGGCGGTAGACGCTCACCGGGCGCCCACACGCCTGCGCCGTAGTTCTGTCGGCGAGTCAAGCGTGAAGGCCCCCACAGGAGAAAATCCTGTGGGGGCCTTCGCTCGTGGCTACTCCAGGCATCCCGCGTCAGTCACGCCCACGCGTTCCCGGGAGTAGTTTCGCGGATTCCTTTCTCTTCAGTCGGCAGACCACCCCTCGAATGAGGGTTCGCAGTCTGTGAATTCCGCAGGGAAGAACGGGCAGTCGAGATTCCCCTCGAGAAAGCTCAGGATTACCTCCGGCGACGAAGTCTCGATCACGACGAAATCAAGCTGACCGGCCTCGACGATCAGGGTAGGCCAGGTGTCCGCTGGACCTGTCGGAATCCAGAAGAGGCAATCTGCGTTATCGGTTCCGCCCCATTCGATCAGATCGGCAGGGGTTAGGTTGGACTCGGTCAGTAGCGACCTGATTTGGGGGATCTCCTTGGCTGCGAGAATTTTCGATGACGCGCGAGTGCGTGTTTCGATGTTCGCCCAGATCTCGGGGTGCGAATCTCCGTAGATCCAGAGGAAATCGTTGAAGCTGCCAGGGCCATAGATGTCCAGCATTGCCGCGTGGCTCGATGGGAGGGGTACGGGCCCCCTACGGACCGGCCCCAGGTCGGCGTGGCCGTCCGCGAACGGCGGTGGGCACAGCCGGGTCAGACTGTCCAGTGCTTCCATGATGTGACCTCAGAAGTTGGGGAAGGTCTTGTCGTACGACCAGCCGAAGTCATCTACGGCCTCGATGCGTACGCCCACCGCACGGTACTTTGCGTCACCGTAAATGGGTGTGACGCTCATGATGACGGTGCGTCCCGTATCTCGGACGTATTGGGCGATCATGTCTTCCGCTGTGGAGATGTCGCCGCTGTTCACGTCCCTGCCCTGCGCAATGATGTTGCGCATGTCGGTGCCTGATCCGCCGAACTGCCTTCCGATCAGGTGCCCCCGGGAGTCACCCTTGCGGAACCCGTCAGGCTTCTTCTTGCCAGGCGGAGTACCGCCGTTGTTAGCCAGGCTTTCGGGGGTGATCTCCACGTAAGCGCTGCCCCGTCGGCCTTCCTTGATCTCCGAATAGAGCGGCCCGCAGTTGTGGACCAGGACCGGCGTGGCCCCGGCCAGTACGTAGTACGTGTGCTGGTTCGCAACGGTGAGGTTGCGGACCGTCTGCTGCTGGTGCCAGCGCTTGACTGCGGTGACCTGGACCCACGTGCCGGCCGAGGTGCTGAGCCACTCACCAGCGGTCAGCTCGGTGGCGTCCAGCCACTTCCCCAGAGCCGGGGCCCAGAAGGGGTGGTTACCGGTGGCGGTCAGAGAGTCCGAGGCATCGCCTGCGGACCCGTCGGTGTCGATCGTGACCTCGACAAGTTCCTTCTGGCCTGAACCGATGATCTGTCCGACGACGGGCTGTGCCTGGGTGACGCCGGATTCCGCGTCCGTGGCCGCTACCTCGTCGCCGATCTCGACCTCTTCGATCGGCTTGGAGGAGCCATCAGCCAGGAGGACCTCCGTGCCCGGAACGAAGCTGTTCTTGCAGCCGGGGGCTTCACCGCCACCGTCGTCGTCCTTGGCCACCGACTTCTTGGGGCCGTCGGACTTCTTCGCCTCGGCGGACTTGTCCGCCTTGCCGTCGCCGTCCGCCTTCTTGGCTTTCTGGGCGGATGACTTGCCCTGCTTGGCTGCGGTTGCCTTGGCTTCGTCGGCCTTCTTCGCGGCTGCGGCTGCCGCTTCTTGCGCGGCTCTTCGCGCCGCTGCTGCTTCCTCCTCCAGCTTTCTCGCGCGTTCGGCGGCTTCCTCTATCTGGCGTTTCCACTCGGCCAGGTCCTCGGCGTACTTGGCCATAGCCTGTTGGTACTGCTCGACCCGGCGGAGGATGTCGCGTGCCAGAGCGAGCTTCTGCGACCAGCTGTTGAACGCCTCCCAGGCCCTGTCCAGCGCCTTGATGATGCGCTTTGCGCGGCCCGCGAAGGGCAGTGCCGCGTCCAGAGCGAGTCCGGCGCAGGCTCCCCATGAACCGCCGAGGCAGTCGCGGATGTCGTTGTAGCCCGAGGCGTCCTTGAGGATGCCCATCGCGATCTCGAGCGCGATGTCCAGGGCGCTCTTGCCCTGGATCATGTTGGCCCACGCAGCCTCCGCGTCCGTGAAGTCCTTGATCGGCATCATGGGAGGCGCGATCGACAGACCACTGGGGTCGCTGAAGGTCACCGGCGAATTGTTCGCGTAGGCGTACGGATTGACCTGCTTGGGTTCATTGAGGTCGATGACAGGGTCGACCGACAGGAACCGTCCGGTGGCCGGGTCGTATTCGCGTGCGCCGAGGTGGACGGTGCCGATGGACTCGTCGATCTCTCCGCCGACGAAGCCCTTCTTGCCCGGCCACGAGGTCGGGGCGGTGCCACGAACCTCGCCATAGGGGGTGAACTTGCGTCGGGTGACGGCAGAGGTCTTGGCATCCACGGAGGTGGTCGCCGTGCCGTTCTGGTCTCCCATCAGGTACGACGTGGTGATCACGCCGTCCTTGGCGGTCTTCACCATGACCGGCCCGGCTGGGTGGGCGTAGTAGCGCGTGCCCTCCAGCTTGCCCGCCGCCGTCAGCTTGACCTCGGTACCCGGCAGGTACAGCGTGGTGCCGGTCTTGTCCCGCTTGATCAGCCGATTTCCAGAGGCGTCGTACACGAACCCGGTCGATTCCGTACCTCTGGTGACCTTCTCCAGTTGATGGGAGGCGCCCCACTCCAGCGTCTGGGTGTCGCCCTGGATGGTGCGGGTCTTGGTGTTGCCCGATGCGTCGTAGGTGTACGACTCGGTGCGAGTTCCGTCAGGTCCGGTCGTGTCGACCTTCCTCAGGCCGTTGGCGGCGGCTTGGCCGGGTGTGCCGTAGGTGTAGGTCCGGGTGACGTTCTTGGTGGCGTCACCGGTGGGGGAGTGCTGGACTTCCTTCGTGCGGTTGCCCGCCGCGTCGAAGGTGTACGAGTTCCAGTACGGATTCGGGCCGCCGACCTGCGGCTTGGAGCCGGGGCCTGACGCGTTCGGCTGGGCCGCGCAGTCGTCCGTCGCCGTCCACGCGTCGTTCATCCGGCGCAGGTAGTCGTACGCGAAGCACTGCACGTCGGCGGTGGGGGAGGTGCCCTCCTTGTCGGTGACCTTGAGGATGTTGCCGACGTCGTCGTACTTGAACGTCGTGTCGTTGATCGCGCCCGGGGACTTCTCCCGACTGTTGACAGTCCGGGTGAGACGGCGCGTCTGTTCGTCGTAGTAGTTCGTTGTGTAGACCTGCGACAACGCAGGACCCGTGTAGGTGCGGAGTACGTCGCCCATCGGCGAGTAGTCGACCTTGTCGACGAACGTCTTCCCCTCGATGCCCATCATCGTGGGCAGCTCGAAGTGGTTGTACTGCACCTCGGTGAGCTCGATGGGCAGACCGGCCACCGCCGGCTGCTCCGTCCACTCGGTCAGACCGGTGTTCTCCCGGTAGCCCTTGGTGAACTCGTATGTACCGCGGAGAGCACCCTCCGATGGCGGGATGGTGATCTTCGAACCGGTCGGGCGGTACTCGGTGTCGTACCCGGTCACTTCCTGGGTGTACGCGTTGCCGTCCACGTACCGCGTCGAGGCCACCGGCAGGCCAATGGCGCCCGGCAGGGTGTCGAACGTGGTCGAGGTCAGCTTCGGCCCTGTAACCGACCCTTCATGGGTCGCGATGACCCGGCCGAGAGCGTCGTACTCAGGGGCGATGGTCTTTCCACGGGCATCGGTGACCGTCTCAATCCGGTCGCCCTTGCCGTAGGTCATCGTCGCGGTGCCCTTGTCAGGGTCCGTCTGCTTGACCTGGCGGCCGCGGAGGTCGTACTCGAAGCCCCACTTGTCGCCCGCCTGGGTGACGACCGAAGCGAGCATGCCGCGCTGGTTGTACGCGTACGTCGTCTTGTCGTACGCGCCCGTCGGGGAGTCCGACCTGAAGAAGCGGAGCTCCGTCTTGCGGCCCGCGCCGTCCAGGAAGGCCCGGGTCGGGGTCTCGCCCTTCGGGGGGTCGACCGTGATGTTGTCGCCGCCGTACGCCGTCGTCGTGCGCGACGTCTCCTCGCCGAACTTGCGCGAGATCTGGGCGATCGAGCGGCCCGACCCGTCGTACTGGGTCATCGTCGAGGACGGGACCTCGTTGTCCTTCGGGGCGAACTGGATGCCCGAAGCGGTACCGGCCGTGTAGTACGCGCCGTTGCTCTTCCAGACCTGGCCGAGGCTGTTGTAGAAGGTGTCCGAGATGACCCGGCCACCGCCCAGTGCCTCCATCTGGGTCTGGCGGATGCGCAGGCTGCTGTCGTAGATGTCGTAGCTGGTGCGGTAGGTGCCGTCGTCCAGCAGGGCCTTGTTGGTGATGACGACCGGGCCGTCGGTGCGGACGTCGTACGAGAACATGCCGTTCGGCGACTTGTTCAGCGGGTTGCGGGACGGGGACCACACCTTCGACAGGCGGCCGAGGGAGTCGTACTCCATCACCTGCCGGCGGCCGTTGGTGTCCTGCTTCGCGAGGATCGAGCCGCGGCCCTGGTCGGTCTCCGTGGTCTGGGTGTGACCCTCGGAGTTGGTGGTGACGACCTTGGTGACGATCTGGCCCGAGGCCGGCGTGTAGTCCAGCTTCGTGGTCTTGCCGAAGACGTCCGTGCTGGTCCTCGGGCGGCCGTACGCGTCGAAGGTCGCGCTGCCGTCCACCTGGTAGGTGGGGGCGGTGCCGGAGTAGCCGGTCAGGGACTCCGTCGACTTCACGTTGCCCGCCGCGTCGTAGGACATCTTGATGTCCGACGTCACGTCCGCGGGGCGCTGCACGCCGGTGGCGTCACAGGTCTTCGCGACCGTCTCCACCCGCTTCTGGCGGGCGATGATCCAGCGGGTCTCGTCCGCGTCGTACCAGTAGCGGCTGCAGCTGTCGTCGGACGGGTCGGCGACGTCACCGCGGTTCGACACCCATTCGGCGAGGCCGCGGGCGTCGTACTTGGTGGTCATCGCCGTACGGCGCCAGCCGCGGCCGTCCGACAGCAGGATGCGGGAGTTGACGCCCGTCGTCTGCTGGACGAACGCCTGCTGGGGCTCGATGTCCTCCGCGGTCGTCTCGCCCTTGCGCAGGCGGGTCGCCGTGGGGCCGTGCAGCCACGGGGTGTAGGTGGTCGCCGCTTCGAGCGCGCCGCCCTCGCCGTTGTACGCCAGGACCTCGCGGGTCTGGCCGGCGTAGAGGCGGTGGTCCGCCATCTCGATGCCCTCGGAGTCCTTGACCTTGACCGAACGGGCGCCGCCCGCAGGCGTCGCCCGGTCTCCGTCGAGGCCGCGGAAGAACAGCGTCTCCGTCTGGGAGCGCTTGTCCGGGGCCTGGCCGATGAAGGTCCGGACCCGCTCGTAGCCGCGCCACTGGGACCAGGTGCGCGTCTTGGGACGCATCATCTCGGTCTCGTCGTCGAACGCCCACGCCGGGTCGCCGAGGAACTCGTACTCGGTGCGCCGCGACGGCGAGTTGCCGTTGCGGTCGTCCTCCTGGACCCAGTCCACGACGTGCTTGTGGAACCAGTCGGTGGAGTAGATCTTCCGCTCGTGCGCGGGATCGGTGGGATCCGGCAGCTCGGAGACCACCGGGTAGCAGCGCAGCGTGTTGGCCTCCGGGGAGGCCGGCATCACGCGCGGGTCCGCCGCCCGGCACTGGTTGTCCTTGTAGTGCGCCAGGATCGTCGAGCCGGTCTCGGTGTCGATAGCCTCGATCCGGTAGCGGCGGTAGGGCGGCTTGCCGTCGCCCAGGCCGTCCACACGGTTGTCGAGCTGCTTGCCGCGGAACTTGACCGCCGGCAGGTCGAGCGGTGTGCCGTTCTTTCCGTAGTGCTTGATCTCGGCGAGCCACAGGGGGTAGTCCGTGCCGTCACCGGTCGCCGGGAAGGACTGCTTCAGCGTCCAGGTGTCGACCGGCTTGTGCGCGGTGCCGTTCCAGACGAAGGTGTTGACCTCGGTCAGCCGCTTGCGGGTGAAGAAGGTCGGAGTGAACCGCCCCTTGCACTCCTCACCACTGGCGCAGAGCTGGTCGCCCGGGGTGTCGGGCCACTCCTTGGCGATCTCCCAGGCGACCTCCGGCTTCAGCTTCGCTTCCGCGCAGTCGAAGGCGTCCGTCTTGATGCAGCGTTCTTCGACCTTGAAGTTCACCT is part of the Streptomyces subrutilus genome and encodes:
- a CDS encoding RHS repeat-associated core domain-containing protein; its protein translation is MRAPLRRVWRWPIPVLGLAMLTTGLTAIDAAAAGPALPGNQKLTKVTGEPVKGKPAPGPAESQTKAWKGAPKIAWPVAGSAEITLPHTPAAPATALKSSSAGAFALPAREAGVAGQPVKAGKLPVSVAAADLTKSPAAAQRSAAGGAPAADAPAGDIKVKVALHDQAAAERVGLKSSLLLSVERTDTGALAAPVSVELDYAAFKNAYGGSWGSRLRFTAIPTCALTTPQKPECQGSTPVTTRNDAETGKLIATFDAPAKTAPAATPAGKAFLDAPALAGAASVGVAAATASGGMTLAASPGADGANGTYKATSLNPSGSWQAGGSAGDFSWSYPLEIPASLGGPSPSLSLGYSSSQIDGRTSAAAQQTSWVGDGWDLASNYIERGYVPCSQDKRKDSGYNNPKDDTGDLCHGAPMVTMSLNGGSTPLVLDDVTKKWRPAKDDGSKIELLQGAQNGDKEGDHWRFTNPQGIQFYFGLNKVPGWAAGKPVTKSAWNVPVYGNHPGEPCYTATFADAVCDQTYRWNLDYVVDPRGNAMTYWYEKEVNHYGSNYKIAGGSTARAYDRSGWLDHISYGLRSDNLFANAPAQVNFKVEERCIKTDAFDCAEAKLKPEVAWEIAKEWPDTPGDQLCASGEECKGRFTPTFFTRKRLTEVNTFVWNGTAHKPVDTWTLKQSFPATGDGTDYPLWLAEIKHYGKNGTPLDLPAVKFRGKQLDNRVDGLGDGKPPYRRYRIEAIDTETGSTILAHYKDNQCRAADPRVMPASPEANTLRCYPVVSELPDPTDPAHERKIYSTDWFHKHVVDWVQEDDRNGNSPSRRTEYEFLGDPAWAFDDETEMMRPKTRTWSQWRGYERVRTFIGQAPDKRSQTETLFFRGLDGDRATPAGGARSVKVKDSEGIEMADHRLYAGQTREVLAYNGEGGALEAATTYTPWLHGPTATRLRKGETTAEDIEPQQAFVQQTTGVNSRILLSDGRGWRRTAMTTKYDARGLAEWVSNRGDVADPSDDSCSRYWYDADETRWIIARQKRVETVAKTCDATGVQRPADVTSDIKMSYDAAGNVKSTESLTGYSGTAPTYQVDGSATFDAYGRPRTSTDVFGKTTKLDYTPASGQIVTKVVTTNSEGHTQTTETDQGRGSILAKQDTNGRRQVMEYDSLGRLSKVWSPSRNPLNKSPNGMFSYDVRTDGPVVITNKALLDDGTYRTSYDIYDSSLRIRQTQMEALGGGRVISDTFYNSLGQVWKSNGAYYTAGTASGIQFAPKDNEVPSSTMTQYDGSGRSIAQISRKFGEETSRTTTAYGGDNITVDPPKGETPTRAFLDGAGRKTELRFFRSDSPTGAYDKTTYAYNQRGMLASVVTQAGDKWGFEYDLRGRQVKQTDPDKGTATMTYGKGDRIETVTDARGKTIAPEYDALGRVIATHEGSVTGPKLTSTTFDTLPGAIGLPVASTRYVDGNAYTQEVTGYDTEYRPTGSKITIPPSEGALRGTYEFTKGYRENTGLTEWTEQPAVAGLPIELTEVQYNHFELPTMMGIEGKTFVDKVDYSPMGDVLRTYTGPALSQVYTTNYYDEQTRRLTRTVNSREKSPGAINDTTFKYDDVGNILKVTDKEGTSPTADVQCFAYDYLRRMNDAWTATDDCAAQPNASGPGSKPQVGGPNPYWNSYTFDAAGNRTKEVQHSPTGDATKNVTRTYTYGTPGQAAANGLRKVDTTGPDGTRTESYTYDASGNTKTRTIQGDTQTLEWGASHQLEKVTRGTESTGFVYDASGNRLIKRDKTGTTLYLPGTEVKLTAAGKLEGTRYYAHPAGPVMVKTAKDGVITTSYLMGDQNGTATTSVDAKTSAVTRRKFTPYGEVRGTAPTSWPGKKGFVGGEIDESIGTVHLGAREYDPATGRFLSVDPVIDLNEPKQVNPYAYANNSPVTFSDPSGLSIAPPMMPIKDFTDAEAAWANMIQGKSALDIALEIAMGILKDASGYNDIRDCLGGSWGACAGLALDAALPFAGRAKRIIKALDRAWEAFNSWSQKLALARDILRRVEQYQQAMAKYAEDLAEWKRQIEEAAERARKLEEEAAAARRAAQEAAAAAAKKADEAKATAAKQGKSSAQKAKKADGDGKADKSAEAKKSDGPKKSVAKDDDGGGEAPGCKNSFVPGTEVLLADGSSKPIEEVEIGDEVAATDAESGVTQAQPVVGQIIGSGQKELVEVTIDTDGSAGDASDSLTATGNHPFWAPALGKWLDATELTAGEWLSTSAGTWVQVTAVKRWHQQQTVRNLTVANQHTYYVLAGATPVLVHNCGPLYSEIKEGRRGSAYVEITPESLANNGGTPPGKKKPDGFRKGDSRGHLIGRQFGGSGTDMRNIIAQGRDVNSGDISTAEDMIAQYVRDTGRTVIMSVTPIYGDAKYRAVGVRIEAVDDFGWSYDKTFPNF